The nucleotide window AGAGCCGGTAGGGAATTTGTGCCGCTCGCAGGGCCTTTTCGTAGTGGCGGATGTCGCTTAACGCCTGAAAGAGGAGCGTGATATCTCCATAAGAATTTTTTCCAGAGTGAACGAGATGCTGGATATATTCCACAATCCTCTCGGCCTCAATTTTTCGGCGGTTTTCATTCGATAATTTTTTATTTCCATCAATGGGAAGCAGATGAATGTTTGCTTCGGTTGTTTTCTCTCTTGTTGGAATGAGAGGAATAAAAAGATTGGCCGGAAAGATATTTTCGAAGAGGGCGTTGATCCAATTGAGAATCGCTGGCCGCGAACGGAAGTTTTCCTGAAGCTCAATGCGATGACCCCCGGCTTTCAAAATTTTATCAGACAAGGATTGCAGGCCTGTCACATTGGCTCCGCGAAAGCGGTAGATTGATTGTTTGGGGTCGCCCACCATGCAAAGCCTGTTTTCTTTGGGATTAAAAAGCATCTCAATTAGATTTTTTTGGAGATCGTTGATGTCCTGCACTTCATCCACCAAAATATGTTTGAAGCGGCTTTGATATTGTTTTAAAACTTCCTTGTTGGTGTTGAGAAGATTGAGTGCTTCCATTTCCAAATCCTGAAAATCCATCACTTCTCTTTCTTTTTTTTCCGCGGTGTAAGATGAAAGAATTTTCTTATAAAGATATGTTGTCGCAAAATGCAGTGTTTTTTGTTTCTGGTCCATCGTCCATGGTCCATTGTCCATGGTCCCTTCAAAGTGCCACCGAAACTGCATGAGTTCTTCCAATAAAAGGAGTGTTTCCCTGAATTCAAATGCATCAAGCAGTAGCACCGCCTCCGGTTCTTTATTGTCGAGAGCTTCCAGAAGTGTTTTTCGGCAATGTCTGTGGATCGCCAAACGTGCGGTATGTTCATCCCAAACTTCGATTGCGCCGGAGAACCCAAGCAGTGGGGCCTGTTCCCGGAGCAGATTGAGACAAAAGCTGTGAAAAGTTCCGATGGCGGCCCACGGGAGATCTTTTTTCGACTCTTCGGGGAGATATTGTGCGACCCTTTTTTTCAATTCATGAGCCGCTTTTTCGGTGAAGGTGACGCACAAAATCTGGTTCAGATTTATTTTTCCCGAATTCAAAATATAAATTAGCCGCTGAGTCAGCACCTCTGTTTTTCCGGAACCGGCCCCCGCAATAATAGCGGTCGAGACATCCACCGATTCCACAGCCCGTTTTTGATTTTCTGTAAGTTGCATATAAATCATTCGAACGGTTTTAGTGGATATCGACAAATATCCTTGTAATCGCAACTGGCTTTGCAGTCCTTTGGTTCTGCGCTGAAATAACCTGACCGGATTTTCTCCACATAATTTTTAATCATTTCCATTGTTGCTTCGATAGTTTGTTTCATGTCCTCGGTTTCCAAAAGTGCCTTTGATCCTTTTCTCATTAAAAAATGGGTTTTGTTAAACTGACTGTCGAGTAGTCCCTGTTTTCTCTCCCCGGACTTTGCCGAAATCAACATCCCGCCGATGGGTGTGTAATTTTTAAGTAAAAGTTTTTGTGCCGCTGTAATATAAATGGGAAGCTGAAGGGAAAGACCGTTGAGTAATTTGTCCTGAAATTTGGTTGTGGCACTGCTTCCGGTTTTGTAATCAAGTACCAAAAAATTTTTGGAAGCGTCATCGCAGTCAATACGATCAATGCGCCCACTGAAATGAATATCGCCGATATCGAGACTGTTTTCGAGAGAGGTCCCGAATCCCCATTCAAAATGGGTTGGGGTGAGGGGAGAGTCAATGTTTCTGGCCTCTTCCAGCTCGTTCTGTAGAAGGAGGGTTGCTTGCTCCAACGTCTTTTGTTTCAAATGTTGATAGAGTTCCGCGTTGGCATAAACCATTTGAGAGGTCATTTCATGAAAAACTTTTTCAATAACTTCTCCCAATGTTTCAAAAAGCTCTTTTTCCTTTGTTGAGTCTTTTCGCGCCTCTAAAAAAAGATTTCCATGCTCTTTTAAAAATTTCTCAAGGCAATTATGAAAAAGAGTGCCGCGATCTTCCGGGTCCACTTGTGGGGAATATTCCTTCTGTTGTGGAATATTCAGAATGCGATTGGAAAAATATTTGAAAGGGCATTGGGCATAGGTTTCTAGACGCGACGGGCTAAAAATATGTTCCTTCTTTTGCGGGTTCAGTTGTTGCAGAAGCGGGTTGTCTTTGAAATTGGCGTGAAACGCATCCGTTTTTAAATTGTCACTCAAACGTTCTTTCTCAATTTTTAATTTCTGATTCAAAGTCTCTCTCCCAAAAAACAAAGGGGCTACCTCTTTGATATTCTCCGCTTCTGAAAAATCCCATGTAAAGGGTGAGGAACCCAAGTCCTGTCCAAAGCTGTCCCTTCTGGGATAAGTGAGCCATGTCTCTTTTGCCAAAGAGAGCTGATGGAGAAAAATGTTTCGCTTTTTTTCGAAAAGGTCTTGAGGTTCGGGAAAGGCTTTACACAAGATATTCCATTCTTTGCGACTGCGGTCTCTTTTATCCCGAAAAAATGGGGAAGCGCTCAAAGAGGGAAACGTCCCCTCCAGCATTTGAGGAGCCCAGAGATATTGGAGTGGAACAAAATCGCCGCCGTCGAATTCCATCCACTGAAGACCGTTTAAGGAGTCTCTGATTTTTGTTTGAGGTGGTTGATCGAGATTCTCTTTAAGCCACTCCAGCCATTCTTGTCGCTTTAATTTTCCGATGTTCAGGGCATGATTATGAAAACGAAGCGGTTCTAAAAGATTGGCGATGTCTTTATTTTCCGTTTTGGCAAGGAATCGATCAATCCATTCGGTGAGGGAGGCGTCTTCAGAATTTATTTGAGAAGCAGTGAACAGAGCCTTCCGCCCTTCCGCTTTTTCGCGCCATGTCAGAAAAGGAGTTTCTCCCTCCATGAGTCCCATCGCTTCCATTTTTTTCCAAACCGGGTCATAATTTTTGGAAATCCCCCCCATAAAAATGCCGATCTGATGAACGGCTACCCCTTCTTCCAAAAGATTTTGCAGTCGCATCAAAAACCAGTCTGTCTCTTGATGCGGAGAGGGGAGAGAAAAAAGTTGCGCCTGTTTTAAAGAATCCGGTTTTGGGATATCCGGTGTTTTAAAACTAAATTTGAATTGGGATACAAAAGAATCAAGTGCGGGATGACTTTCAAAGAAATTTTCTAAAACAAGATTTTCATAGGGAATATTTTGAATGGGAAGTTGATAAATATCTTCCTCATCCAAAACACCCTTCTCTTTTTTAAGAGCTTCGTAACGTTCATAAGTTTTCAGGAGATCATATTCTTTGAGAGAACCGGTTTCTTTCAAAAGTCCTTCCAAATGTTCCGAAGAGATATTGTAGCGTTTCAATTGGCGGATGGTGGTTAAAAAAGCATTCGCAAGCCCGGGGAAATGTTTCAATTTTTCAAAATAACGGAGCGGATATTTTTTGAGGCAATAGAAAATAAAATGCTTTTGCAGGGGACGTGTGAG belongs to Deltaproteobacteria bacterium and includes:
- a CDS encoding ATP-dependent helicase; the protein is MQLTENQKRAVESVDVSTAIIAGAGSGKTEVLTQRLIYILNSGKINLNQILCVTFTEKAAHELKKRVAQYLPEESKKDLPWAAIGTFHSFCLNLLREQAPLLGFSGAIEVWDEHTARLAIHRHCRKTLLEALDNKEPEAVLLLDAFEFRETLLLLEELMQFRWHFEGTMDNGPWTMDQKQKTLHFATTYLYKKILSSYTAEKKEREVMDFQDLEMEALNLLNTNKEVLKQYQSRFKHILVDEVQDINDLQKNLIEMLFNPKENRLCMVGDPKQSIYRFRGANVTGLQSLSDKILKAGGHRIELQENFRSRPAILNWINALFENIFPANLFIPLIPTREKTTEANIHLLPIDGNKKLSNENRRKIEAERIVEYIQHLVHSGKNSYGDITLLFQALSDIRHYEKALRAAQIPYRL
- a CDS encoding PD-(D/E)XK nuclease family protein, coding for MTILPSEKAAERKRREMFAGSDATVSLDETIFSLSHFLKTVTVTTKPILTRPLQKHFIFYCLKKYPLRYFEKLKHFPGLANAFLTTIRQLKRYNISSEHLEGLLKETGSLKEYDLLKTYERYEALKKEKGVLDEEDIYQLPIQNIPYENLVLENFFESHPALDSFVSQFKFSFKTPDIPKPDSLKQAQLFSLPSPHQETDWFLMRLQNLLEEGVAVHQIGIFMGGISKNYDPVWKKMEAMGLMEGETPFLTWREKAEGRKALFTASQINSEDASLTEWIDRFLAKTENKDIANLLEPLRFHNHALNIGKLKRQEWLEWLKENLDQPPQTKIRDSLNGLQWMEFDGGDFVPLQYLWAPQMLEGTFPSLSASPFFRDKRDRSRKEWNILCKAFPEPQDLFEKKRNIFLHQLSLAKETWLTYPRRDSFGQDLGSSPFTWDFSEAENIKEVAPLFFGRETLNQKLKIEKERLSDNLKTDAFHANFKDNPLLQQLNPQKKEHIFSPSRLETYAQCPFKYFSNRILNIPQQKEYSPQVDPEDRGTLFHNCLEKFLKEHGNLFLEARKDSTKEKELFETLGEVIEKVFHEMTSQMVYANAELYQHLKQKTLEQATLLLQNELEEARNIDSPLTPTHFEWGFGTSLENSLDIGDIHFSGRIDRIDCDDASKNFLVLDYKTGSSATTKFQDKLLNGLSLQLPIYITAAQKLLLKNYTPIGGMLISAKSGERKQGLLDSQFNKTHFLMRKGSKALLETEDMKQTIEATMEMIKNYVEKIRSGYFSAEPKDCKASCDYKDICRYPLKPFE